The following are encoded together in the Malaya genurostris strain Urasoe2022 chromosome 3, Malgen_1.1, whole genome shotgun sequence genome:
- the LOC131436943 gene encoding uncharacterized protein LOC131436943: protein MRLPQLLCGAILICVVSAQQQYKAQTVSNVHSSEEDTSDASPAASGNVAYRARPSYSAQYSSEEEEEEEPQQVYNRRQHHAQQNSKTNKKPAGYSSEELEAEEEPDRLSLLLEKSDFHCTGRTTGYYADESLACEVFHYCQENQKHSWICPEGFTFHQVHLICMPPSNDNICEQSSKYHFVNDYLYKPLNMEEHMTKPNVTLRYSERYYPENFYVDERHYDYERQQRNHEERRQPVQQSKPQSYHVPQQQTIRKQPVYNSPTTPSYRIVSSPSPTHQSAFRNPEEINISLQQRRPSYAPTTQRYDEDEDYGSYERK, encoded by the exons ACTACCACAGCTACTTTGTGGGGCAATACTCATCTGTGTCGTATCTGCCCAGCAGCAGTACAAGGCCCAAACGGTCAGCAATGTGCACAGTTCGGAGGAGGACACATCGGATGCGTCACCAGCGGCCAGCGGAAACGTAGCGTACCGGGCGCGTCCGTCCTACTCGGCCCAGTACAGTTCCGAAGAAGAGGAAGAGGAAGAACCTCAGCAGGTTTACAATCGTCGTCAGCATCATGCTCAGCAGAACAGCAAAACTAACAAAAAACCGGCCGGTTACTCGAGTGAAGAACTCGAAGCCGAAGAAGAACCCGATCGATTGTCACTACTGTTGGAGAAATCGGATTTCCACTGCACGGGACGAACAACCGGATACTATGCGGACGAAAGTTTAGCCTGTGAAGTGTTCCACTATTGCCAGGAAAACCAGAAACACTCGTGGATTTGTCCGGAAGGATTCACTTTCCACCAGGTGCATCTAATCTGTATGCCACCGTCCAATGATAACATCTGCGAGCAGTCGTCCAAGTATCACTTCGTCAATGACTATCTCTACAAACCACTGAACATGGAGGAACACATGACAAAACCCAATGTTACTCTGAG ATACTCGGAGCGATACTATCCGGAGAACTTCTACGTGGACGAACGTCACTACGATTACGAACGTCAGCAGCGGAATCATGAGGAACGTCGTCAACCAGTACAACAGTCGAAGCCCCAGTCCTATCATGTTCCCCAGCAGCAAACCATTCGGAAGCAACCGGTGTACAACAGCCCCACGACACCGTCCTACCGGATAGTGTCCTCCCCGAGCCCAACTCATCAGAGTGCGTTCCGCAATCCAGAGGAAATCAACATTTCACTGCAGCAGAGAAGGCCGAGCTACGCACCAACCACCCAACGTTACGATGAGGACGAAGATTATGGTAGCTACGAGCGGAAGTAG